GTCGGAGTTCAGCTGCCTCCTCAGGAGAAGGAAGAGCTTATAGAGTTTCTTAAGAGGAACATTAACGTGTCGCATGGAGTGCTTACGAAGCTCCTAGGGTGAAtccaaatttcatttgtcatcattTGAATGTCAATCCATCTATTACCCCTAAAAACCAACCACCTCGACATTCATCCAGGGACTATTCTAATGCTGTCAAGGACGAGATGACAAAACTTAAgcaggctggggctattaaagaggtgtTTTACCTCGAGTGGATAGACAATACTgtggtggtgaaaaagaagagTGGAAAGTGGCGAGTGTGTGTGGGCTTCACAAATTTGAATAAGACCTATCCAAAAGACCCTTTCCCTATACCTCGGATAGACCAACTAGTGGATGCAACtgtaggccatcctcggatgagctttttggatgctttccaaggataccatcaaataccactagcctTGGGTGATCAGGAGAAGACATTTTTTATCACTCCAACTGGAAATTATCACTACAAGGTGATGtcttttggtttgaagaataCAGGATCTACTTATCAGAAGATGATGACTAGAATGTTTGAGCCGCAATTGGGCAAGaatattgaggtttatatagatgatatggtggtgaagagtaaagtggtgtccgagcatgtggGAGACCTTAGGGATATTTTTGAGATACTGAGGAGACACAAATTGCGCCttaatgcttccaaatgctccTTTGGTGTGGGATCAGGCAAATTTCTAAGCTATATGGTCACTAATTGTGGAATTGAAGTCAACCCTGATCAGGTTAAGGCAATTAACAGTCTACAACCACCTCGGAATCCTAAAGAAGTCCAGAACCTAACTGGAATGACTGCTGCCCTGAATTGATTTATTTCTTGGTCAGCGGATAGGTGTAGAGCCTTTTTCTTGCTGTTgaataagtggaagggatttgagtggacTGAGGAGTGTGCCTTGGccttccagcagcttaaggaatGCCTTTCTCGGCCACCTGTCATGTTCAACCTGAGGTGGACGAGGTCCTATTCGCTCACATTGCTGTGGCTTCCTATGTTGTGAGCTTGGTGCTGATACGAATTGACAATGGTGTGTAGAGGCTAGAAGTTCATGAAGTAGTAAGTCGTTGCATGAAGTAGAAGTTCATTCTCTACCATTGAAGAAGGTCATTTTGGTAGTAGTACATGTTACATGTAAACTCGCTCACTACTTCCAATCCCACACAGTTGTTGTTTTAACCCAACTTCCACTTTGATTACTACTTCGGAGTGTTGAATTCACAAGgaggattgccaaatggggtaCGATCTTAGGAGTttttgatatcaagtatatgcctcgcacctctATCAAGGGCCAGGTCCTCGCAGATTTGGTGGCTGCATTTGCTGAATCCCCATTAGAAGATGAGATATAGAGGCAAGACATGGATGGTAAATCAGTTAGCATAGTCACCTTGCAAGAACCTTTATCCTGGAAGTTATACGTTGATGGTGCAGCGAATCAAAGAGGATTCGGAGTGGGGCTGGTTTTAATATCTCCTGAGAAGATCACTATTGAGAAATCCTTAATATTGGGCTTCTCGGCCACAAACAATGAGACTAAATATGAAACTCTATTAGTAGGGATGATCATGATCcaaaaaatgggaggaaaagcaGTGAAGATCTTCTCGGATTCAAAATTGATGGTAGGCCAAGTAAaaggagagttggaggccagggATGTGAGAATGTAAGGATATTTAAGTCAGGTTAGGCACTTGCGATTAGGGTTTGAGTTTTTCAACTTACTGCAAATCTCgagaagtggaaacacacatACTGATTCCCTGGCCACTCTTGCAACCTCCTCGGCATAAGACTTGCCTCGGGTTATCCTTATTGAAGACTTGTGCAAGCCTACCAAGATGAAGAAGGAGATGATTTAGATTCATCAAATTAGGGTGGAACCTACctggatggaccctatagtGCTATTCCTGAAAGAGGATATCTTGCCGAAGGGGAAATCCGAGGCTGATAAAGTGTGAACGaaggctcctcggttttggttgtTCAAGGACGAAAAGTTGTACAAGCATTCTTTCTCTAGGCCATATTTACTAAGCGTACACCCTAAGGCATCAGAGCTACTCCTGGAGGAATTACATGAAGTGATTTGTGGCAGCCACACAGGAGACAGGTCTTTATCTCACAAAGCCTTCACTTagggatactggtggccgaacatgtaGAGGAAATCGCAggagtatgtgaagaagtgtgacaaatgccaaagatttgcacCAAACATTCACCAATCAAAGGGAGTCCTTAATCCTTTGTCCAACCCTTAGCCATTCGCTCAATGGGGTTTGGATATTGTAGGACCTTTCTCTAAGGCAGCAGGGAATAAGAGATGGTTACTGGTCGGCACGaactacttcaccaagtgggttaAAGCTGAATCATTAGCAAAtattagggacgtggatgctaagagatttgtttggaaaaatattgttactCGGTTTGGGATCCCTCATACCGTTATCTCTAACAATAgtcttcagtttgatagcaaaaTTATTCAGGAGGTATTGTTGTGACTTGGGAATTATGAATAGATATTCCACCCAAGCATATCCACAAGGGAATGGACAAGCCAAGGCCGTTgataaggtcatagtgaatggactcaagaagagATTGGATGATGCGAAAGGAAAATAGGTGGAAGAGCTGTCACACATCCTTTGGACATATCAGACCACCCCTTGTAGGTCAACAGGGGAGACAcccttttcgatgacttatGAAGCCAAGGCTGTTATTCCTTTGGAGACTAGTTTTCCAACACTGAGAATGAGTTCTTTCACTCTGAGCAACAATGATGGACTGTTAGGGAAGAGCTTAGACTTAATTGAAGAGCGAAGAGAGAACACTATGGTCCAACTGGCGTATTATAAACACAAGCTCAAGTAAGGGTATGATGCCAACGTGAAGCTAAGACCATGGGCACTTGGAGACTTGGTATTAAGAAAGGTTTTGGGTACTGCAAAGAACCCCGTGTGGAGAAAGttagggcccaattgggaaggaccatatcgcGTCACCTTAGTGGTTGGAATAGGTGCATATTATCTTAAAGATctagatgaaaatgttgtaccacGCCCCTAGAATGTACACAACCTaagaatgtattattattaatgaaagttttctCTGCCATATTTTGGTTTATTATATTATGCGTCATGCGTCCTACTATTTATTTGAATATCAAACAAAACATTGGTCATATCTGGATCCTCAGACTATATACCTTGGGttaattgatattttcaataatttttctaagtattaaacagaaccttagttattcttggatcctcggatcacatgctttgggtaaattaatactttatgTCATTTCCGCTacgtattaaacagaaccttagttatgtttggtttctcggaccacatgctttgggtaaattaatacttcatgaTATTTCTCTAAATATCaaatagaaccttggtcatgcctggctccttggaccacataccttgagtaaattgatattttaaattatttttctaagtgttaaacagaaccttggtcatgcctggcttTTAGGACCACATATCTTGGGTAAACTAACActctctatcatttttttttaagtgttaaatagaaccttaagTATGTCTGGTTCCTCAGATCAcatgttttgggtaaattaatactttatgACATTTCTTTAAATATCAAACAGATTCTTGGTCATgtctggctccttggaccatataccttgggtaaattgatattttaaattatttttctgagtgttaaacagaacattgGCCATGCCTGGCTCTTaagaccacataccttgggtaaactAACATTTTCTATCATTTAACTAAGTGTTGAGTAGAACTTGGgatatgtcaggttcctcggatcACACACCTCGAGGAAAACATTTGGAAAGCTTACCCTGGGTCTTGATTAAAGGATTCGAAGGATACATTAATAAGATACTCTTAAAGGGAAAAACCTCAGGCGCCCTCTTTCTTtattaagcatttcatttgTCTCTCAGGATTTAGTCATTTTTCTCACCATGTAcacatgtttaatttatttaagttaACGGCTAGTTATTACTGCTAGCTTTTGTCAAAGTGTGGGTGTTCACCTTTGGAGGCATCATCGGTTTAAAGGTCTCAGCAAAGAGCAAAACAAGGATTATAGTCAACCAAAAATAAGtattgtaagaaaaataaagattcagaaaataaagttgaaatcttttcattaaataaaggaaaaatacaTTATAGACAATAGCAAACTGCCAATACAAAAGAAGAActacaaaaggaaaataaaatccTAAAGCTAAACCTTGGAATTGGGAGAAGGGTCTTCTTTGTTGCCGAATTGGGAGGTAGGAGCATCTTTGGTCTTGAGATCAACCTCCTTGGACTTGTCCTCGGCCTCCTTTGCCTTGATAGTAGCGTCCTTGGCCTTGGCAGTATCCTTGGCCTTGACAGCATCCTTGGCCTTAACAGCATCCTTGGCCTTTGGCGGAGGTTGGACCTCCTTACCCTTGCCCTTATCCTTGGCCATCTCAACCCCCTAGCCTTGGTCACTAACTTGGCTAGGCCCTTTGGGGACCTCGGGAGGGGGAAGAGAGGCCTGAGTGATAAGGGGGGGCGGCTCAATTAAGAGTGGTGTAAGAGCAGTGGAAGGTGGGAGTTCGGCTGGAATCTCGCGAATGTTAGGAGGGTAGTAGATGTTTCTAACCTCCCCCCACTCCGAGGTAGCGGGGACTCCTGCAAGGTTGAGGGCCTCTAGCCACACTTTCTTAATGTAGTCCCTGCAGACCTCGGCCAACTCATCCGCCAGTTAGACCTCGGTCTCCTGCACCCCAAGTTCGTAGGATGCTTGCTTTGAGGCCTCTACGGCTTCCTTGGCCATCCGAGTAGCGGCCTTAGCTTTCTCTAGATCAGCACTCAACTCCAGGACCTGCTGCTTTACTGTGGCTAGCTCTATCTCAGCATGGTAGAGCCTTTTACGCTGGTCCTCAGCCTAGTCCTGGGCATTCTTCAAGCCCGCCTCGGCACTCATACACACCCTCTCCTCGGCAATCAGCTTAGTGGTaaactttttattcttttgcttaGATGCGCCCAAGGCCTTACTGGTCTAGGTGCGAAGGTTGGCCTCAACCTTGGCATCATTTCAGGCATCGTTGACCCACTCTTTGGCTACAAAAACTTCCTCGATAGCCTGCACAAAAACAACAAGGGAATaccatgtaaaaaaaaaaatttatatatatatagtgaaataataattaaaaaaaatgggaagGGCAACTTAGCATTTAAACTAAAGGGTATGACTGTGAACCTACCAGGGCTAGATCCTTTTTCAGGGACATAAAGAGCTCTGGCTGCCTCATGTGTCTCAGAGCAGCCATATCTTTTGGTAAGAGGAGGGGCTGCTCTAGGGCCTCAGCCACGTAAGAGGAGTGCTCTCTTTGAAACTCCTTAATAGAGGAGTTCCATGGAATGGCTACTCCGTCTAACTCTAGCTGAAAAGCCCAGGTGTGATGTTGTTGGCGCACCTCGGCCACATCTGGATCCTCCCTGCTCTCCACTGAGGAGGCCCGTCCTTTGCCTTGGGCCATTTTCTGCTCCTTAGCCTCCTGGCAGATCACCTCACCCTCCTTCACTTCCTActccttcattttcttcttcaaattggGAATGGGGTGCAAGTCAGTAGtagaaggaggaggagggggaAGAGTAGGAAAGGGCTGAGACTTTAAGGTCTCCTTAGAGGATGACCCCTTATTCCTCCTTGCGAGAAGATCCTTCAGGCATTTCCTCGAGTTAAGTGCCATATCTTCTTCTTCCACCTCGGAGCTATCATCTATTTTTGCAACTACGAAGCCTAGGGTGTGAACACCTGAAGTCTTGTCAAACTCGTCCTCTGGGTCCGATATATGGATGACAGGATCTCCCTActcctccctctcttcctcGAGTTGGAATTGGTCTATTTCTTCCTTGAGTGATAAGCGTGAGGAAGTAGTCTCTTCCCTCGGAGCCACTGCTTCAGGGAGAAAAAGTTGGGGAGGCAGCTCAACTGGCACAACATCTTCTCAGGCAAGGAACCCAGGTACAGAAACGTCTATCCTGTGGAGCTGAGGGTCGCCTGCCCTGATTGCGTGGCCCACGTCCTGGAAAGTGTCCTATAGTGGCTCAAAGTCTAGAATGAGGTGGACCGCTCTCAGCTGCATGTCCTCACTCACAAACACCTCGGACTTTAGGACTCTGTTGAGGTCTGCGACGTTGACCAAATTGAGGCTAGGCGCTACATGCCTTTTATCTACAAAAAACAGCCGAGGAGAAAAATCACAGTCAGATTGATAAAATCcatcataaaaaagaaatgaagtgTTAAAGGGAAGAATAGCAAAACTAAAAACCTAAATCCTGTGCCAAGGGATCTAACCCTAGAGCACCTCACCTGGCTCTCCCTCCCGAGTTGGGCAGTGAAGATtgtcatgccattccccagaagtGATTAGGTAGTCGTCTTTCATGCCTTTATTGGACTTGGGAAGATACGATACAAGCCTAACGATTGAGGACCTCGACTTAAGGTAATACCCTGAGTCAGCAAGCAAATGGCATTCGTACATATATACGACATCGTGCCAGGTGAGTCTCAGACCCATTTGCTTATTGAGAGCATTGATGCTACCTAAGACTCTAAACAGGTTAGGTGCGCATTGGTGAGGTCACAACCTATGGGCAATCAAATAATATTTGGTTACCCTACCTATGGGAAGCGTCATTCCTTCTTCTATGAAGGCGGTCATGGGAATGACGACCTCCCCTTCATTTCTATGTGTGAGCACTTGGTCTGGAGCACAATATCATAAGGAAACTCCTTAGGGAATGTGATACTTGGCCTTAAAGCCCTTCATACTGGCAGGGGAATCTACAAGGTGCTTGAATCTACTCATTTAAGCAAGCTAAGGGGAAGTAAGggaaatgttttttaaaaggAACTAAAGATTAGAAGGCCGAGGAGGTTGGCCGAGGAGAAAAGAACTTAAGAATGTAAAGACTTACGAAAATAAAAACAGGTGATACTTCAGGAACTTCTTGAGAGTTGGGAGATTTGGGAAGTCTTGAAAGTTTGAGAGTTTGAGAGGTCTTAAGAGTTTACAGATTTgtgaagtaaagaaaaaagtaaaccCACCAAGcgccttatataggaggcagaaTTAAGTGGGAGTTATCCCGCTCAAAATTCAAGGAGAAATGCCAGCCATAGGATCTACATCTCACCATAAGATGCAGGGAACAAAGCGCCGCCTGGAGCATTTAATGAGACATCGCGGGCTCCGAAGCGTTAGGAACAGTTACGGGACACGCAAAGCAACATTCTCAAGTGtggaaatcaaagaaacatATGTGATTAATTATCCAAagtcaaaacccaattttttctcCTCgaacaagaaggaaaaaattggagttttaaggggctattgtagggatgAGGGGCCCAAGAATATATGTTGGGCTTTGGGCCTTGTTCGAGGACACTAGACAGATAAACAGTAATGAAGATGTAAGACTCAAGACTCCATGAGCAAGCTACGAATGAGAAGGCTGGGGAAGGTAAGCTGAGGAGGAGTATCTCCTCGGCTAAACGCAGCAGAGGTCAGAAAGTGTGTTCTGTCATCCAGGGTGACATTCCAGGAAATTCTGTTGATAAAGATATGCGTTATGAACGTACAGGACAAATGGGAGTTGAGAAATAtttaagggaaagctgctaccactgcattgaatgctttgcaactaactctctgaccgcattaataaggaagtgatacctgaacagtagttttcagccttacagctactctcCAGAGACTTCAGGAAGGTACTGATGTGACAAAAATCAACACCAACAATCTAATCTACATGTGGAGGGCAGAGATGAAAGGAAAatgatagtataaaatagaagggAGGCCCTAAGAGAGGCGGATCAgagaattgaaagagaaataCTGTAGTAACAAGAACTGTACTTGTAATCAACTTTaattatatacaagaactgatctccttgcATTGTGCCGATGACGATTTTCTTAGATAAAAccagtttatttttactttattgtcattTGGATCCACTATAATCGTTACCtaactcattagagcctagtttttcaacccactctctacaaattcattgtattgggctctttgggcctaaaTCCTTTTAACTTTTGGGCTTGGGACTCAAACAGCGTCCTTACAATATTTATTTCGGAATATTTGTGAGGTAGACATGGGCGACTCCACATTGGAGATAGGGTTGACACAAGACCACTTTGACTtgggaaaaaataattattatatataaattttaaaaattttataattttttaccttaaaaaaattttgacacccTAAATATTTTTAGCTCCAACATAATTAAACTTAGAACAAAATTTGGAAACAAATATAGTTATAGACTAAAGTCACAACTtcacttaacattttttttattggatgtaaattttgacaaatccaccgttgaattatatactttttcttatatcctctatgcttgcaaaatttcaataaaatcaaagatcaatagttatgttatcaatcaaatatttaaatttcaagtttttatagtctaaaattatacataaaaataaagtttatggattgaataataaataatatccgattgacatgaaatttgacacgtgttttaaaaaatacaaagaacatgtaattcatcggctagattttcaaaatatataattatgttaatttgtttagtgagtgTTGTAGCATTAggttacaactaagtttgtaaccaaacttaGTCCTTAAGCTTTAGttcccttaacaatatattagacccttacaacaaaaatgaaaagcataagaaaatttttattgaactgaAATTCTGGAAAAGATGTAGTTTGCATCATTGATGATGAGAATATCATGcaatgatttcaaaaaaaaaaaaaagccgaaggcaattataagattttatgtatttacgtgtggctttttttttttttttttttttttgtcaatatgcATGTgaaactctttatatatatatatatatatatatatatatatattaaattttgtataatttaagtttcataAAATTCCTAGAATCACCACCGGTGATaaactcaataatttttttttttttttgagacagaCAGTAAATCCATAAATCTCATGTTTCCTCCATCAGACTATCTAGATATCACTGTGACGGGAAATCTTATTCATTTCTCCAAGTTGCttcaataaatatatacatgGTCTATTGAACAAGCAATAGCTTATTTTCTCCCCTTTTTTATATGATCAAGTCACATGAGAAATAATAAGGATTTTAATATTACCACTTAGTCCCATGAAAGTGGGTCTAACATGATTGAAAGCAGATCCTAGTCCTACCAATCTGGCACAATAATTgagacaaaataaaataaaataataataaaaataagctattGCACGTACTCCATTGAATAATAAGCAAAATAATTGCCCTTTTTTCATATGATCACATGGATAATACTAATTAGGATTATTTATATTATCACTTCGTCCCACGAAACTAATGAAAGTTGGGACAAATATGATTTAAACCAAATCCTTCAATATAACCTGTAAAATCttcattatttaaattcaatcttatcatcttcattatttattatttttttttataacagtTACTTACAGCCTTACAGGCCTAGTTGAGATCCTATGAAAGATTTAATGCACCTAAACATAAATTTCTCCATCTTGATAAGTCAATGATAACAAAACCCTCCCTTGATATGTTTGAACCTCTCATCTTttctatcaaaaagaaaaaagaaaaaagaaaatctctgatcttcaaataaaattattaagattCACAAATTTAACGAGCTAAAAGAAATATAGAAAAAGCACCCCAAAACAggtaaatttaatattttcacaGTACCCTTTTCAACAAATTCTCTCTTATGACTAATAAAAAGGTATATATTGCTCTTTTTTCATCATTGTTTCCTTGACCTAATGGGAAGAgataaccaaacaaaacagaTCAGAGGCACACAAGAAATTAGGGATAGTAAATATTTCCTACTTTGCATGATCCATCCTACCATGCCTCACCCTAAAAAGGTGATTGGGGGAGGGGGGACGAGTTTGGCTCACTCCGCCTTGTCTTATACTATctcgaatatatatatatatatatatatatatatatatatatagccagcTAGCATtaggatcatcatcatcactatcatctgaatcttcatcagtgaaatatgaaccatcatcaaaattaataaggagaccaggaaatggatgtttcttttcatatactCTGAGACTGCTTCCAAAGTGATCTTCCCATTCAAGCTGAATAAAGACATTATCACCTTCGTCTATTTCATTAGGGTCAGGAAGAGTAGCAGTAACAAGTTTTCTGAAATACTTGGACCATAGGTCAAAAGACCTAGACATAGCCTTGCTATCCAGAATACGAGATTGTAAATCtgaaggcaagttggcaacagcacttcttaacatggattgggtcttaagactcaatctagcataatcagtgcccattatagtctttttatccatcgaatggat
This genomic stretch from Quercus lobata isolate SW786 chromosome 3, ValleyOak3.0 Primary Assembly, whole genome shotgun sequence harbors:
- the LOC115981217 gene encoding uncharacterized protein LOC115981217, producing MVDQGSGIEIMYPDLYNRLGLKLKDLITYDSPLVSFNGKVVIPRGQIRLPVQARSEVVKVDFIVVDAYSPYTAIVVRPWLHALGAVSFILHLKVKYLSEDLIEELVGVQLPPQEKEELIEFLKRNINVSHGVLTKLLGDYSNAVKDEMTKLKQAGAIKEVFYLEWIDNTVVVKKKSGKWRSKVVSEHVGDLRDIFEILRRHKLRLNASKCSFGVGSGKFLSYMVTNCGIEVNPDQVKAINSLQPPRNPKEVQNLTGMTAALN